Part of the Jatrophihabitans sp. GAS493 genome, CGTCCGGCGTGACCGTCAGCCCTTCCATGCCCTTGTTCGGCACCCGCTGGGCCAGTTCGGCCGGCAGCGACGCGTCGAAGGGCGAGAGGCGTTCGATGGCCTTGCCGTGCTTGTCGAAGTGGGTGATGAACGGGCCGTACTCGTCGGAGACCCAGAACGTGCCGTCCTTGAGGGCGACCAGGCCTTCGGAGTCATAGCCGTTGGGGCTGGTCGGGAGTACGTTCCCGTCCAGATCGGTGATCGTCTCTCCGGTCGAGGCCTGCGAATTGACCAGACCGTTGTACGGCGTGCCGTCCCCGGCCTTCAGCGGGATCGTCTGCTCCAGCACCGCGGAGCCGTTCACCAGCTTGAACTTGCCGATCGCCGGATCGAAGGAGGAGATGGGCTCGATCTTGGTGCCGTTCGGGCCGTCGACGTTCGGCCCGCGGTCGGTGAGGCCGTAGACCTCGTTCTTCGAACCGGGCACCGGAGCCAGCGACGAACCGTAGGCGCCGCCGGTGATCTTCACGCCGCCGATCGTGGCCAGTGGGGGTAGGTGGGTCTGGTAGAGCGTCACGGCGTCACTGACGGTGTAGTCGAAGCTGTCCACGCCGCTGAAGCCGGCCGCCGGTACGTAGCTGAAGGTCCCGTCGGGGTTCAGTGTCAGGGTGCCGTGGGTCGGGTCGGTGTGCGAGACGATCGCGGTCGGTCCCCCTTGATCGTTGCCCAGCACGCTGGCGCGCGCCTTCAGCGTGTGGTCCTGGCTCAGCAGATAGGCATCAGACTGGGCCAGTAGCGCGGCGTCCGGTTTTCCGGCGTCGGCGCTGGCCGCGGCGCAGACGGAGACGGCAGTGAGGGCGAACGTGCCGGTGACAGCGAGCGCGATAGCTCGACGTTTCATCAAAACTCCCCATGATTTACTCAGGATCACGCGCCCGGTGGCGCAGTCCAGGGTGAGTCTTGACAGCCGAGGTTTACAGCAGCTGGCCGCGCGGCGACCGCAAGATGAACAAAGCTCGACCCAGATCGTCCATGCGGTCGGTGAAGTGCCGGCGCAGGGCCGGTGAGAGGCTGGGGTCGCTCAGGCAGGCATCGAGAGCGGCCAGCGTCGCGCCGCTCGCCGCGTGCCGGGGGAAGGCCGAATTCCCCAGGATCTTGGCGATCTGCGGCCCACGACGCTGCGCCGTCTCAGCGGCGGCTGGAAAGAACCGCGGCACCAGCTCGCTGGTCAGGCTGCGCTGCTCGGGCCACCAGAGTCCCTGCCCGGCGGCGGTGAATTGACGGGCACTGAGCTGACCCGACTCGGCCGTCCGGGCGAACATGGAGCTCCAGGCGGCCTCCTTCGCTTCGAGGTCCGGCCGGGCGGCCCGGCAGCGCAGTGCGCCTTCGTGGCCGATGGATGACCGGTCCCGCTGTAGCTCAGCGGTGATGTCGTCGGCCGAGCGGGCGCCGAGCACGGCCAGACGCAACTGGATTCGCCAACGCAGGTCCGGGTCAAGCACCGGGCCGTCCGGTACCCGGCCCGCGGCGAGCCAGCCCGGCAGCTGCGCGACCGAATCGGATGAGGTCAAGGAATCAATCAGCACCCGCAGCGCGACAAGCCGCAGATCGGAGCCCGCGGTCCCGGCCGCCGAGGTGGCCGAAGCCGCACGAAGCCGGGCGCAGACCTCGGCGATGACGGCCAGACTCTCGTCCCGCTCGGCATCGAGGAGGTACCAATCGATCACCTCGTAGCGGGCGGCGGCCAGCACGCTGCGCACGATAGCCGGGTCGACCTCCAGCGGTAGCTGTCGCCCGACCAGATCGATGTATTCGGTCGGCGGCAGATCACCATCGCGGACCATGTCCCGGGCCGTCGTCCAGAGCACGGCGCGGGTGATCGGCTGGGGGATCGAGCTGAGCGCGCCGCTCAGCGTGGCCCAGGAGTCGGCATCCAGCCGCAATTTACAGTAGTTCTCGTCGGACACATTGAGCATCACGGCGGTATTCCGGTCAGCTGTCTTCGGGTCGGCGGCCGGGAGTGGCAGCAGTGTCTCGTCGGTCGAAATGTCGACCG contains:
- a CDS encoding esterase-like activity of phytase family protein produces the protein MKRRAIALAVTGTFALTAVSVCAAASADAGKPDAALLAQSDAYLLSQDHTLKARASVLGNDQGGPTAIVSHTDPTHGTLTLNPDGTFSYVPAAGFSGVDSFDYTVSDAVTLYQTHLPPLATIGGVKITGGAYGSSLAPVPGSKNEVYGLTDRGPNVDGPNGTKIEPISSFDPAIGKFKLVNGSAVLEQTIPLKAGDGTPYNGLVNSQASTGETITDLDGNVLPTSPNGYDSEGLVALKDGTFWVSDEYGPFITHFDKHGKAIERLSPFDASLPAELAQRVPNKGMEGLTVTPDGKTLVGIMQSALQTPDLTKKPASVTTLRIVTYALKSHATHEYLYLLDDPKVNSGAVSEITALTNTTFVVDERDGKFEPNAYKKLFTIDLTNATDVGPKASVPGATYDATKGGLLVGANAQSIDAYVGTDDTATATADLAGVGITPVSKTLDVDLGGLLTRLDPTGGFFGHDKVEGVATTDQGKTLIVSNDNDFGISGVTGTSAPFTLAPKILPNGQQDDGEYLAIDTTKLNDPTSTATVSIFVTPPGIHH